The following coding sequences lie in one Mycobacterium sp. 050128 genomic window:
- a CDS encoding LLM class flavin-dependent oxidoreductase, which produces MYTLRFDMRDPEWAAPPADLYAAAPEMCAWAEDHGGLAAVICEHHGSEDGYLPSPFLLASAVAARTQRLALNLILILPFYETVRLAEDMAVLDIISNGRASYILALGYRPEEFEHFGVPIKKRGRVCDEKLALLRRLLAGETVEEDGRRITVTPRPLTPGGPGLMWGGGTVAAARRAGRYGLGMLGNANEPGMQEAYEQACREHGHQPGPTMFPDRNTPSVVFVADDLDQAWKEIGEHLLHDVQTYAAWNPGDETTAGFSHVKTVDELRAKPTSHIIISVPEAISRVRAGQMLNLSPLCGGLPPDIAWPYLKRVGEEVLPEALG; this is translated from the coding sequence GTGTACACACTGCGCTTCGACATGCGCGACCCCGAGTGGGCTGCGCCCCCCGCCGATCTCTACGCCGCGGCGCCCGAGATGTGCGCGTGGGCTGAAGATCACGGTGGTCTGGCCGCCGTTATCTGCGAGCATCACGGGTCGGAGGATGGCTATCTGCCGTCGCCGTTTTTGCTGGCCTCAGCGGTGGCCGCGCGAACGCAGCGGCTGGCGCTGAACCTAATTCTGATCCTGCCGTTCTATGAAACCGTGCGCCTGGCAGAGGACATGGCGGTGCTCGACATCATCAGCAACGGGCGGGCGTCGTACATCCTGGCGCTGGGCTACCGGCCCGAGGAGTTCGAGCACTTCGGCGTGCCGATCAAGAAGCGCGGCCGCGTCTGCGACGAGAAACTGGCGCTGTTACGGCGACTGCTTGCCGGTGAAACGGTCGAAGAAGACGGACGGCGCATCACGGTGACGCCGCGCCCGCTGACGCCCGGGGGGCCGGGATTGATGTGGGGCGGTGGAACGGTGGCCGCGGCCCGTCGTGCCGGCCGATACGGGCTGGGCATGCTCGGCAATGCAAACGAGCCCGGCATGCAAGAGGCCTACGAGCAGGCCTGCCGTGAGCACGGCCATCAGCCCGGTCCGACGATGTTTCCCGATCGCAACACCCCGTCGGTCGTTTTCGTCGCCGACGATCTGGACCAGGCGTGGAAGGAGATCGGGGAGCATCTGCTGCACGACGTGCAAACCTATGCGGCATGGAATCCCGGCGACGAGACGACGGCGGGATTCTCGCACGTGAAGACGGTCGACGAGCTGCGCGCCAAGCCGACGTCGCACATCATTATCTCTGTGCCAGAGGCGATTTCGCGAGTCCGCGCCGGCCAGATGCTCAACTTGTCGCCGTTGTGTGGCGGGCTGCCGCCGGACATCGCGTGGCCGTATCTCAAACGGGTGGGCGAAGAGGTGCTGCCCGAGGCGCTGGGCTGA
- a CDS encoding LLM class flavin-dependent oxidoreductase gives MFTLRFDMRAPAWAGPAADVYAAAIAMCAWAETRGGVLAVLSEHHGTDDGHLPAPLTLASAIAARTNSLAILLAAVPIPLWDPVRLAEEMSVLDLISRGRVSYAFGVGHRSEEYDHFGIDMSTRGRVADEMLAVLGPMVRGASVEYRGREVRVTPPCASPNGPTLLIAGGSKAAARRAGRHGLGLISQTALPGLKEYYEEQCRAHGYEPGIIQFPQPDSPTAVFVADDVDEAWEELGPHLLHDAKTAASYRPHDDSVASITRADSVAALREDNGPYRIFTSDEAAAYVRGGQLLPLAPLCGGVAPDVAWPYLERAAAAARTSGPTGQRE, from the coding sequence ATGTTCACACTGAGGTTCGACATGCGCGCCCCGGCGTGGGCTGGTCCGGCCGCCGATGTGTACGCGGCGGCCATCGCCATGTGCGCGTGGGCAGAGACCCGCGGCGGCGTGCTGGCCGTGCTGTCCGAGCACCACGGCACCGACGACGGTCACCTGCCGGCACCGCTCACGCTGGCGTCGGCGATCGCGGCCAGGACCAATAGCTTGGCGATTCTGCTGGCTGCCGTGCCGATTCCGCTGTGGGATCCTGTCCGGCTCGCCGAAGAGATGAGCGTGCTGGACCTGATCAGCCGTGGACGGGTGTCCTACGCGTTCGGCGTCGGTCATCGCAGTGAGGAATACGACCACTTCGGCATCGACATGAGCACGCGCGGTCGAGTCGCCGACGAGATGCTGGCCGTGCTGGGCCCGATGGTGCGGGGCGCATCCGTCGAATACCGAGGCCGCGAGGTCCGCGTCACCCCACCGTGCGCGTCGCCCAACGGGCCGACGCTGCTGATCGCCGGCGGCAGCAAAGCCGCGGCGCGCCGCGCCGGCCGCCACGGGCTCGGGTTAATCTCCCAGACCGCCTTGCCCGGCCTCAAGGAGTATTACGAGGAGCAGTGTCGTGCGCACGGGTACGAGCCCGGAATCATCCAATTCCCCCAACCAGATTCTCCGACAGCGGTTTTCGTGGCCGACGATGTCGATGAGGCATGGGAGGAGCTCGGGCCACACCTGTTGCACGACGCGAAAACAGCGGCGTCCTACCGGCCGCACGACGATTCGGTAGCCAGCATCACCCGCGCCGACAGCGTGGCGGCACTTCGCGAAGACAACGGCCCGTACCGCATTTTCACGTCCGACGAGGCCGCTGCCTACGTCCGCGGCGGGCAACTGCTGCCACTGGCTCCGCTCTGCGGCGGCGTCGCACCCGATGTGGCGTGGCCGTACCTCGAACGCGCCGCGGCCGCCGCGAGGACCTCCGGACCAACCGGGCAGCGAGAGTGA
- a CDS encoding spirocyclase AveC family protein gives MNTEMTPVMAGAQYFSYVASITFLVIGIYLSYRRRRIHPLLLLGVSAISFSWIESPYDWAMYAQFPPALPRMPSWWPLNMTWGGLPLAVPVGYVSYFIIPAVTAAALGRWLSAKFNWRRPITLLVVGLVVGFCWALFFNAFTGAQLGNFYYGYVIPGLAIFEGTKHQYPLYDSLAMGIQMMVFTYLLGRTDEQGRNVIDMWADKRSKSRGQSAVLSIVAVIVVGHLVYGAVFAPHLITKLGGYVTAGPTEQLYPGVPNQPK, from the coding sequence GTGAACACCGAAATGACGCCGGTGATGGCCGGGGCTCAGTACTTTTCCTACGTCGCGAGCATCACGTTCCTGGTGATCGGCATCTATTTGAGTTACCGTCGCCGCCGCATCCATCCGCTGTTGCTGCTCGGCGTTTCGGCGATCTCGTTCTCGTGGATCGAGTCACCCTACGACTGGGCGATGTACGCACAGTTTCCGCCGGCGCTGCCCCGCATGCCGTCCTGGTGGCCGCTGAACATGACGTGGGGCGGGTTGCCGTTGGCGGTGCCGGTCGGCTACGTCTCCTACTTCATCATTCCCGCCGTCACCGCGGCGGCCCTGGGACGCTGGCTGAGTGCAAAGTTCAACTGGCGCAGGCCGATTACCCTGCTCGTGGTCGGCCTCGTCGTCGGGTTCTGCTGGGCACTGTTTTTCAACGCCTTCACCGGAGCCCAGCTCGGCAACTTCTACTACGGCTACGTGATTCCCGGCCTGGCGATCTTCGAGGGGACCAAGCACCAATACCCGCTGTACGACTCGCTCGCGATGGGCATCCAGATGATGGTCTTCACCTATCTGCTCGGCCGCACCGATGAACAAGGACGCAATGTCATCGATATGTGGGCCGACAAGAGATCGAAGAGCCGGGGGCAGTCCGCGGTGCTGTCCATCGTGGCCGTCATCGTCGTCGGACACCTGGTGTACGGCGCGGTCTTTGCGCCCCATCTCATTACGAAGCTGGGCGGCTATGTGACCGCGGGACCGACCGAGCAGCTGTACCCAGGCGTACCGAACCAACCCAAGTGA
- a CDS encoding MalY/PatB family protein, whose translation MTDNPLEELTLGQLQLRSSMKWRAYPADVLPLWVAEMDVKLPPTVADALRVAIDIGDTGYPSGTALAEAVGEFASRRWQWHDLEVTRTRIVPDVMLGVVETLRLITDPGDAVVVNSPVYAPFYAFVSHSGRRVIEAPLDPDGRIALEALEEAFTRARASGRKVAYLLCNPHNPTGTVHTVDELRAVAECARRTRVRVVADEIYAPVILAGSQFTPYLSVPGAEDAFALTSASKAWNLSGLKAALAIAGPEAAADLQRMPEEVSHGPSHLGVIAHAEAFRTGDDWLDALLQGLDANRTLLSDLVAEHLPQVEYQGTQGTYLAWLDCRRLGFTEDADDGLAVVADLSGPARWFLDHAGVALSSGHVFGTGGAGHVRLNFATSQAILTEAVSRMGRALVDAQ comes from the coding sequence ATGACGGACAATCCACTCGAGGAACTCACGCTGGGGCAACTGCAGCTCCGCAGCAGCATGAAGTGGCGCGCGTATCCCGCCGACGTCCTGCCGCTGTGGGTCGCCGAGATGGACGTCAAGCTCCCACCCACCGTCGCCGATGCCCTGCGCGTGGCGATCGACATCGGCGATACCGGCTACCCGTCGGGCACCGCACTCGCCGAGGCCGTCGGTGAATTCGCTTCGCGGCGTTGGCAGTGGCACGACCTCGAGGTCACCCGTACGAGGATCGTCCCCGACGTCATGCTCGGAGTCGTTGAGACGCTGCGGCTTATCACCGACCCGGGCGATGCGGTCGTCGTCAATTCTCCGGTCTACGCGCCGTTTTACGCGTTCGTGTCACACTCGGGTCGGCGGGTGATCGAGGCGCCGCTCGATCCCGACGGGCGAATTGCGTTGGAGGCGTTGGAGGAAGCGTTCACGCGCGCACGGGCGTCGGGCCGAAAGGTCGCGTATTTGCTGTGCAATCCCCACAATCCGACGGGCACGGTACACACCGTCGACGAGTTGCGCGCGGTGGCCGAATGCGCGCGGCGGACTCGCGTGCGGGTGGTCGCAGACGAGATTTACGCGCCAGTGATCCTGGCGGGATCGCAATTCACGCCGTACCTGAGTGTTCCGGGCGCCGAGGACGCGTTCGCCCTGACCTCCGCCTCGAAGGCGTGGAACCTTTCCGGACTCAAGGCGGCCCTGGCCATCGCCGGACCGGAGGCGGCGGCGGATCTGCAGCGGATGCCGGAAGAAGTCAGCCACGGACCGAGCCACCTGGGCGTCATCGCGCACGCGGAAGCGTTCCGAACCGGCGACGACTGGCTCGACGCGCTGCTGCAGGGCCTGGACGCCAACCGGACGTTACTGAGCGACCTGGTCGCCGAACACCTTCCACAAGTGGAATATCAAGGCACCCAGGGCACTTACCTGGCCTGGCTCGACTGCCGCCGTCTCGGCTTTACCGAAGATGCCGACGATGGCCTCGCGGTGGTGGCCGACCTGTCCGGGCCGGCTCGCTGGTTTCTTGACCACGCCGGTGTCGCGCTGAGCTCCGGCCATGTGTTCGGCACCGGCGGAGCCGGCCATGTGCGGCTGAATTTCGCTACCTCGCAAGCGATTCTCACCGAAGCCGTATCACGTATGGGCCGTGCACTCGTCGATGCCCAGTAA
- a CDS encoding DUF2652 domain-containing protein: MAIRRGVLLIADISGYTDYMNWNRMHLAHAQLAVAQLLESVIDAGKGLKVAELEGDAVFFWGPDGDAKVLVCERLSQMRRSFFARRERIKRDFSCDCDSCGQLDNLTIKFVTHEGEAAEQKIKRQRKLASVDVILVHRMLKNHVPVSEYVLMTDAVVQGLDESVRKLCLPLTHDFEGIGETLTHYIDLSVSEVPPLVAQRSLSGRLGAKAKFELNSLPFILGFRKPAEGFRNLGRGAEEIPA; this comes from the coding sequence ATGGCCATCCGGCGCGGCGTGCTGCTGATCGCGGACATCAGCGGTTACACGGACTACATGAATTGGAACCGGATGCACCTGGCCCACGCACAATTGGCGGTGGCGCAGCTGCTGGAATCCGTCATCGATGCTGGCAAAGGCCTCAAAGTGGCGGAACTCGAGGGCGACGCCGTCTTCTTCTGGGGGCCTGACGGTGACGCCAAAGTCCTGGTTTGCGAGCGACTATCGCAGATGCGGCGGTCGTTTTTCGCTCGACGCGAGCGGATCAAACGAGACTTCAGCTGCGACTGCGACTCGTGCGGGCAACTGGACAATCTGACGATCAAATTCGTCACTCACGAGGGCGAGGCGGCCGAGCAAAAGATCAAGCGCCAGCGCAAGCTCGCCAGCGTCGACGTCATCCTCGTGCATCGCATGCTCAAAAACCACGTGCCCGTCTCGGAGTATGTGCTGATGACGGACGCCGTCGTCCAGGGTCTCGACGAGTCGGTCCGCAAGCTTTGCCTGCCCTTGACCCACGATTTCGAGGGCATCGGAGAAACGTTGACACATTACATCGATCTGTCGGTCTCCGAGGTGCCACCGCTGGTTGCACAACGCAGCTTGTCCGGACGCCTCGGCGCCAAGGCGAAATTCGAGCTGAATTCGTTGCCCTTCATCCTGGGCTTCAGGAAGCCCGCCGAGGGATTCCGCAATTTGGGCCGCGGCGCCGAGGAAATTCCCGCATAG
- a CDS encoding haloalkane dehalogenase: MDVLRTPDSRFENLEGYPFVANYIEVAASDSPPVRMHFLDEGPADGPPIVLLHGEPTWSYLYRTMIPPLVDAGNRVLAPDLIGFGRSDKPSRIEDYTYLRHVEWVTAWFERLRLKEVTLFVQDWGSLIGLRIAAEQGERIARIVVANGFLPAAQRKPSPGFLAWRAFARYSPVLPAGRIVAAGTVRRVPPKVRAGYDAPFPDKTYQAGARAFPQLVPTSPDDPAVPANRAAWDALGRWEKPFLAIFGARDPILGQADRPLIKHVPGAAGQPHASIRASHFIQEDSGPELAERVLAWQKPLL; the protein is encoded by the coding sequence ATGGATGTGCTGCGAACCCCGGACTCCCGATTCGAAAACTTGGAAGGCTATCCGTTCGTAGCGAACTACATTGAGGTGGCGGCAAGCGATTCCCCGCCGGTGCGCATGCACTTTCTCGACGAGGGGCCGGCCGACGGCCCGCCGATCGTGCTGCTGCACGGCGAGCCCACCTGGAGCTATCTGTACCGCACGATGATTCCGCCGCTGGTTGACGCGGGAAACCGCGTGCTCGCCCCCGACCTGATCGGCTTTGGCCGATCCGACAAGCCCAGCCGGATCGAGGATTACACCTACTTGCGCCATGTCGAGTGGGTGACGGCGTGGTTCGAGCGCCTGCGGCTGAAGGAAGTCACGCTGTTCGTCCAGGACTGGGGGTCGCTGATCGGTCTGCGCATCGCCGCCGAGCAGGGCGAACGGATCGCGCGCATCGTCGTGGCGAACGGCTTTCTGCCCGCGGCCCAGCGGAAGCCCTCTCCGGGGTTCCTGGCATGGCGGGCCTTCGCGCGCTACTCCCCCGTGCTGCCCGCCGGTCGCATCGTCGCGGCGGGCACAGTCCGCAGGGTCCCGCCCAAGGTGCGGGCCGGCTATGACGCCCCCTTTCCGGACAAGACGTACCAAGCCGGGGCCCGGGCATTTCCGCAATTGGTGCCGACTTCACCCGACGACCCGGCCGTTCCGGCCAATCGCGCGGCCTGGGACGCCCTGGGCCGATGGGAGAAACCCTTCCTCGCCATCTTCGGGGCTCGCGACCCGATCCTGGGCCAGGCCGACCGCCCCCTGATCAAGCACGTCCCGGGGGCGGCCGGCCAGCCTCATGCCAGCATCCGGGCCAGTCACTTCATCCAGGAAGACAGCGGGCCCGAACTGGCCGAACGGGTCCTCGCCTGGCAGAAGCCCCTGCTGTGA
- a CDS encoding TetR/AcrR family transcriptional regulator, producing the protein MPERAIKQPIPATVVRRPRGEPRRLLLDAARALFAGQDYRSTTTREIAQAAGVTEHLLFRNFGSKAALFREALVVPFVNFVDEFGKTWQSVVPEETDEEELTRLFVSRLYDVFVEHQGLLLTLMAADNLSDEEKADAGIAEIRRAVTVLGQISVEGMQLRGLRSDHPDLPAHSTVSMIAGMAALRSTYFGDTPPPREVIVEELVQALLHGFLHRND; encoded by the coding sequence GTGCCCGAGCGAGCGATTAAGCAGCCGATACCGGCGACGGTGGTGCGTCGGCCCCGCGGCGAGCCGCGCAGGCTGCTGCTCGACGCCGCCCGGGCGCTCTTCGCCGGCCAGGACTACCGCAGCACCACAACGCGTGAAATCGCTCAGGCCGCCGGCGTCACCGAGCACCTGCTGTTCCGCAATTTCGGCTCGAAGGCGGCGCTGTTCCGCGAGGCACTCGTCGTGCCCTTCGTGAACTTCGTCGACGAGTTCGGCAAGACCTGGCAGTCGGTGGTCCCCGAGGAGACCGACGAGGAGGAGCTGACTCGGCTGTTCGTATCGCGGCTCTACGACGTGTTCGTCGAACACCAGGGCCTGCTGCTGACGCTGATGGCGGCCGACAATCTCAGCGACGAGGAAAAGGCCGACGCCGGCATCGCCGAGATCCGCCGGGCGGTCACGGTGCTCGGCCAAATCAGCGTCGAGGGAATGCAATTGCGCGGGTTGCGGTCGGACCATCCCGACTTGCCGGCCCACTCAACGGTTTCGATGATCGCGGGAATGGCCGCGCTGCGTTCGACCTACTTCGGGGACACGCCACCGCCGCGGGAGGTGATCGTGGAGGAACTCGTTCAAGCGCTCTTGCACGGCTTCTTGCACCGCAACGACTGA
- a CDS encoding TetR/AcrR family transcriptional regulator produces the protein MGRKGWGGAPPADDEEARKRIIDAALRSMERRGPQHTSLSVIADDLGVTRPTIYRYFATLDELVTAASDVALGGWTARIADLTAGNGEPVELLVEAVAYLVEQLPKEPVLMMLLETDQSRLMSRQMVLGESIRRSRVILERTEIDWAALGYRGRDFDDLVEYLLRIIQSMVLVPPDPPRSAGQLRAVLRHWIGPVVRTPPARKKR, from the coding sequence ATGGGTCGAAAGGGTTGGGGCGGAGCACCACCCGCCGATGATGAGGAAGCGCGCAAGCGCATCATCGATGCGGCGCTGCGCAGCATGGAGCGGCGGGGACCGCAACACACCAGCCTGTCCGTGATCGCGGACGACCTCGGCGTCACGCGTCCCACCATCTACCGCTACTTCGCCACTCTGGACGAGCTGGTAACGGCGGCAAGCGACGTCGCCCTCGGAGGCTGGACCGCGCGGATCGCCGATCTCACCGCAGGCAATGGTGAGCCGGTCGAGCTGTTGGTCGAGGCCGTCGCCTACCTCGTGGAGCAATTGCCCAAAGAGCCGGTGCTGATGATGTTGCTGGAGACCGACCAGAGCCGGCTGATGAGTCGGCAGATGGTCTTGGGCGAATCCATCCGGCGATCGCGCGTGATCCTGGAGCGCACCGAAATCGATTGGGCTGCATTGGGTTATCGTGGCCGGGATTTCGACGATTTGGTCGAGTACCTGCTGCGCATCATCCAGTCGATGGTTCTGGTCCCGCCGGACCCGCCACGGTCGGCGGGACAGTTACGCGCTGTGCTGCGGCACTGGATCGGGCCGGTGGTGCGGACTCCCCCGGCCCGCAAGAAGCGCTAG
- a CDS encoding cytochrome P450, with translation MTSANAVELYYDPFDVEIDSNPYPVWKRMREEAPLYYNEKYNFYALSRYDDVVRELPNWETYRSGRGTTADILFANIEVPPGILLFEDPPLHDLHRKLLSRVFTPRRMLAVESMVRGFCIRELDPLIGGSGFDFIADLGAMMPMRTIGYLLGIPEEDQEKIRDRSVANIELSKDSDPAAIDANVFANSIALFAEYIEWRASHPSDDLMTELLRAEIDEPDGTRRPLSRTEVLAYTAMIAGAGNETTARLIGFMGQLLSDHPDQRRELVADPSLIPGAIEETLRYEPPSPVQARYVARDAEHYGRVVPEGSFMLLLNASANRDENHFTDPDRYDIHRRGSHLSFGQGLHFCLGSALARLEARVAFEEVLKRWPDWEVDYANAQRAHTASVRGWARLPVLVG, from the coding sequence ATGACAAGCGCCAATGCCGTCGAGTTGTATTACGACCCATTCGACGTCGAGATCGATTCGAACCCATATCCGGTGTGGAAGCGCATGCGCGAAGAAGCGCCGCTGTACTACAACGAGAAGTACAACTTCTACGCGCTGAGCCGCTATGACGACGTGGTCCGCGAACTGCCGAACTGGGAGACGTACCGCTCAGGCCGGGGCACCACCGCCGATATCTTATTCGCGAATATCGAAGTGCCACCGGGCATTCTGTTGTTCGAGGATCCTCCGCTGCACGATCTGCACCGCAAACTACTATCCCGTGTTTTCACGCCCAGGCGCATGTTGGCAGTCGAGTCCATGGTGCGTGGATTCTGCATCCGTGAGCTGGACCCCCTGATCGGCGGGAGCGGGTTCGATTTCATCGCGGACCTCGGTGCGATGATGCCGATGCGAACCATCGGCTATCTCTTGGGCATCCCCGAAGAGGATCAAGAGAAGATCCGCGATCGGAGCGTCGCCAACATCGAGCTGTCCAAGGACAGCGACCCCGCCGCAATCGATGCGAACGTCTTCGCGAATTCCATCGCGTTGTTCGCGGAGTACATCGAATGGCGGGCCAGTCATCCGTCCGACGACCTGATGACCGAACTGCTGCGCGCCGAGATCGATGAGCCGGACGGGACGCGGCGACCGCTATCGCGGACCGAGGTGCTGGCTTATACCGCGATGATCGCGGGTGCCGGCAACGAAACCACGGCTCGCCTAATCGGTTTCATGGGACAGCTGTTGTCGGATCACCCTGACCAACGCCGTGAGCTCGTCGCGGACCCGTCACTGATCCCCGGCGCGATCGAGGAGACACTGCGCTACGAGCCGCCGTCTCCGGTGCAGGCCCGCTATGTCGCGCGCGATGCCGAGCACTATGGTCGCGTGGTTCCCGAGGGGTCGTTCATGCTGCTGCTGAACGCGTCCGCCAACCGCGACGAAAACCACTTCACGGATCCGGATCGTTACGACATCCACCGCCGCGGAAGTCATCTCAGCTTCGGGCAGGGCCTGCATTTCTGCTTGGGCTCGGCGCTGGCCAGGTTGGAAGCGCGGGTGGCCTTCGAAGAAGTCCTCAAGCGCTGGCCCGACTGGGAAGTCGACTACGCGAACGCCCAGCGGGCGCATACTGCAAGCGTGCGCGGCTGGGCGCGTTTGCCTGTTCTCGTGGGATAA
- a CDS encoding NAD(P)H-dependent amine dehydrogenase family protein, which translates to MTAQRVVVWATGGIGSIAIRAIGRRPNLELVGVWVHSPEKDGKDAGELANGEPIGLKATTDADALIACKPDCVIYAASGPERDALAIPDYVRLLEAGINVVTTSTTRLVNPHAYEPAEWRDQLVAAAKQGQASLYASGIEPGFAADYLPLVLSTQSSSIDQIHAWEIGLYDDYGVPDIMSDALGFGRPLDYQPWIGFPGAIAGEWQGQIRLIADALGVEVQEVREYFDRAVTNRTLEVAMGTVEAGTCGALRMRATGIVDGREAIIIEHVTRLAHDVAPDWPEGIGDLSYRVQISGDPDIDCTLAATLKDPQQAGVGGMTSGAGAMVATAMRVVNAVPYVVAAEPGLLSSVDLPLTIPKGAFVTG; encoded by the coding sequence ATGACGGCTCAGCGGGTAGTGGTATGGGCAACGGGCGGAATCGGTTCCATCGCCATCCGCGCGATCGGTCGGCGCCCCAATCTGGAATTGGTCGGGGTGTGGGTGCACTCCCCGGAGAAGGACGGCAAGGATGCCGGCGAACTCGCCAACGGTGAGCCGATCGGCCTGAAGGCCACCACCGACGCCGATGCGCTGATCGCGTGCAAGCCGGACTGCGTGATCTACGCGGCCAGCGGCCCCGAACGCGACGCCCTGGCCATCCCTGACTACGTCCGGCTGCTCGAGGCCGGGATCAACGTGGTCACGACGAGCACGACGCGTCTGGTCAATCCGCACGCCTACGAACCCGCCGAGTGGCGCGACCAGCTGGTCGCCGCGGCCAAGCAGGGCCAGGCGTCGCTCTACGCCTCGGGGATCGAGCCGGGCTTTGCCGCCGACTATCTGCCGTTGGTGTTGTCCACGCAGTCGTCGTCCATCGACCAGATTCACGCGTGGGAGATCGGCCTGTACGACGACTACGGCGTGCCCGACATCATGAGCGACGCGTTGGGCTTCGGCCGGCCGCTCGACTACCAACCGTGGATCGGCTTCCCGGGCGCGATCGCCGGCGAATGGCAGGGGCAGATCCGGTTGATCGCCGACGCGCTCGGAGTCGAAGTCCAGGAAGTCCGTGAGTATTTCGACCGCGCGGTCACCAACCGGACGCTGGAGGTCGCGATGGGTACCGTCGAGGCGGGAACGTGCGGCGCGCTGCGCATGCGCGCCACCGGCATCGTCGACGGCCGCGAAGCGATCATCATCGAGCACGTCACGCGACTCGCGCACGACGTCGCCCCGGACTGGCCGGAAGGTATCGGCGACCTGTCCTACCGCGTCCAGATCAGTGGTGATCCCGATATCGACTGCACCCTCGCGGCAACGCTGAAGGATCCGCAGCAGGCCGGCGTCGGGGGTATGACGTCCGGCGCGGGCGCCATGGTCGCCACCGCCATGCGCGTCGTCAACGCCGTGCCCTATGTCGTCGCCGCCGAGCCCGGACTTTTGAGTTCAGTCGACTTGCCGTTGACGATCCCCAAGGGCGCGTTTGTGACCGGCTGA
- a CDS encoding alpha/beta fold hydrolase produces the protein MDIFAEWQKGGTELRWRSTTAANDGQEVGVFSRRCGTAGAPPLVLVHGFPTSSIDYFELAHELSSDFDIYLLDFPGYGLSDKPPEPYVYSLYDDARLLVHAITEVWQLTEFRMLTHDRGSSVGMIALGMLAALDPPLAPLDLILTNANLYLPLANLTLFQTALLDPETGRATAAATTPETLAAGMGASTFMPRRKLTDPEIDALAKCFAHNDGIRVLPDTIQYLNERAADETSWLEALSTSHVNTTVVWGLHDNVAPLRVPNHVWQTYLKAKPGRNRYWVVPGADHYVQCDAARQLAQIVLLTVQDEDIPLHTLGNQPDGAVLVDQSIF, from the coding sequence TTGGACATCTTCGCGGAGTGGCAAAAGGGCGGGACCGAACTTCGCTGGCGGTCGACTACCGCCGCCAACGACGGGCAGGAAGTGGGGGTGTTCAGTCGCCGCTGCGGCACGGCTGGGGCACCGCCGCTCGTGCTCGTTCATGGCTTTCCGACGTCGAGCATCGACTACTTCGAGTTGGCGCACGAGCTGAGCTCCGACTTCGACATCTACCTGTTGGACTTTCCGGGTTACGGATTGTCGGACAAACCGCCCGAGCCGTACGTCTATTCGTTGTACGACGATGCGCGTCTGCTCGTGCACGCGATCACCGAAGTGTGGCAACTGACCGAATTTCGCATGCTCACCCATGATCGCGGCAGCAGCGTCGGCATGATCGCGCTGGGCATGTTGGCGGCGTTGGACCCGCCGCTCGCGCCTCTCGACCTCATCTTGACCAACGCCAACCTGTACCTGCCGCTGGCGAATCTGACGCTGTTCCAAACCGCGCTGCTCGATCCTGAAACCGGGCGAGCCACCGCGGCGGCGACCACACCGGAGACGCTGGCGGCCGGCATGGGGGCCAGCACCTTCATGCCGAGAAGGAAATTGACCGACCCTGAAATCGACGCGCTGGCCAAGTGTTTTGCCCACAACGACGGAATCCGGGTACTGCCGGACACCATCCAGTATCTGAACGAGCGCGCCGCCGACGAAACTAGTTGGCTTGAAGCACTTTCCACCAGCCACGTGAACACCACCGTGGTGTGGGGACTGCACGACAACGTCGCGCCGCTGCGCGTCCCCAACCACGTGTGGCAGACGTACCTCAAGGCCAAGCCCGGTCGAAATCGCTACTGGGTGGTGCCGGGCGCCGATCACTACGTGCAGTGCGACGCTGCCCGGCAGTTGGCCCAGATTGTCCTTCTGACGGTCCAGGACGAGGACATTCCGCTGCACACCCTCGGCAACCAGCCCGACGGCGCGGTGCTGGTGGACCAAAGCATTTTCTAG